The proteins below are encoded in one region of Microbispora sp. NBC_01189:
- a CDS encoding ABC transporter substrate-binding protein, which produces MAPWSTYRQAAGIGAAALATVLVVTACGSGSGGSDSGATATPGPNTVALVNGSKITTCTNVPYEPFQFNQGDKVVGFDVDIVDLVAKKLGVTQDIVDIDFAAIKSGAALNARKCDVAAAGMTITDERKKNLLFSDPYFDATQALMAKKGSGVTSLDDVKAKNLKLGAQASTTGLDYVKRKGFEPIEFADSPKELLGLQTGQADVIVQDLPVVLTWLKKPDVGAKFEQVASLDTGEQYGIGMKKDNEALKKVVDEVLATAKSDGTYNAIYKKWFGTEPGAAAGGASDGASDGATTGESPAATGTETPAAGS; this is translated from the coding sequence GTGGCTCCCTGGTCCACTTATCGGCAAGCGGCGGGCATCGGCGCGGCGGCGCTGGCGACGGTCCTCGTGGTGACCGCCTGCGGGAGCGGGTCGGGCGGCTCGGACTCGGGCGCGACGGCCACCCCCGGCCCGAACACCGTCGCCCTCGTGAACGGCAGCAAGATCACGACCTGTACGAACGTCCCCTATGAGCCGTTCCAGTTCAACCAGGGCGACAAGGTCGTCGGGTTCGACGTGGACATCGTCGACCTGGTCGCCAAGAAGCTCGGCGTGACGCAGGACATCGTCGACATCGACTTCGCGGCGATCAAGAGCGGCGCCGCGCTCAACGCCCGCAAGTGCGACGTGGCCGCCGCCGGCATGACGATCACCGACGAGCGCAAGAAGAACCTGCTGTTCTCCGACCCGTACTTCGACGCCACGCAGGCGCTGATGGCCAAGAAGGGCAGCGGGGTCACCTCGCTCGACGACGTCAAGGCCAAGAACCTCAAGCTCGGCGCGCAGGCCTCCACAACCGGTCTCGACTACGTCAAGCGCAAGGGCTTCGAGCCGATCGAGTTCGCCGACTCCCCCAAGGAGCTGCTCGGCCTGCAGACCGGCCAGGCCGACGTCATCGTGCAGGACCTCCCGGTCGTGCTGACCTGGCTGAAGAAGCCCGACGTCGGCGCAAAGTTCGAGCAGGTCGCGAGCCTCGACACCGGTGAGCAGTACGGCATCGGCATGAAGAAGGACAACGAGGCGCTCAAGAAGGTCGTCGACGAGGTCCTCGCGACCGCGAAGTCCGACGGCACCTACAACGCGATCTACAAGAAGTGGTTCGGCACCGAGCCGGGCGCAGCGGCCGGCGGCGCCTCGGACGGCGCTTCCGACGGCGCCACGACCGGTGAGAGCCCGGCCGCGACCGGAACCGAGACGCCCGCCGCCGGGTCATGA
- a CDS encoding helix-turn-helix transcriptional regulator yields the protein MQDASTDPRRIGDNVRRARRYRGKSISELAGLIGRSKGWLSKIENGLLPLDKRGDIAAIADALEVSAVDLIGESASAIPRVRRYGDIMRLREVLLDSTLTSPPDVAARSLADIAAGFDREILAARQASDHATLCRLLPDVVAELHVHAVAEDERDRTTALRLLVDACAATTFLLRHNGQIDLAWIAADRAAQAAALLDDPITTGAAIFAQAHARPSAARVRALRTAGTAADAIEPYLGDDRRAHEVYGMLRLSAALAHAIEGNHDAARDQADEASAVADRVGDHPDAWQWFGPSNVGTWRCLLAVEAGEPREALRYGSAVDRSALASRGRESSLHVEMARAHAMLGDTAASVAALRTAERLAAPRVHHNPLVRELVTSQLERARREAGGRELRGLAYRMGVM from the coding sequence ATGCAGGACGCCAGCACGGACCCCCGGCGCATCGGAGACAACGTCCGCCGGGCACGGCGCTACCGGGGCAAGAGCATCAGCGAACTCGCCGGCCTGATCGGCAGGTCGAAGGGCTGGTTGTCGAAGATCGAGAACGGGCTCCTGCCGCTCGACAAGCGCGGGGACATCGCGGCGATCGCCGATGCGCTGGAGGTATCCGCGGTCGACCTGATCGGCGAGTCCGCCTCGGCGATCCCGCGCGTGCGGCGGTACGGCGACATCATGCGCCTGCGGGAGGTGCTGCTGGACTCCACGCTGACCTCACCGCCGGACGTGGCTGCGCGATCTCTGGCTGACATCGCCGCCGGGTTCGACAGGGAGATTCTCGCCGCCCGGCAGGCCTCCGACCACGCCACCCTGTGCCGCCTTCTGCCCGACGTCGTCGCCGAACTGCACGTCCATGCGGTCGCCGAAGACGAGCGGGACCGTACGACCGCGCTTCGGCTGCTCGTCGACGCGTGCGCCGCGACGACGTTCCTACTCCGCCACAACGGTCAGATCGACCTCGCGTGGATCGCCGCCGACCGCGCCGCGCAGGCCGCCGCGCTGCTCGACGACCCGATCACGACTGGTGCGGCCATTTTCGCCCAGGCGCACGCACGCCCCTCGGCCGCCCGCGTCCGCGCGCTGCGTACGGCCGGTACCGCCGCCGACGCCATCGAGCCGTACCTCGGCGACGACCGCCGGGCGCATGAGGTGTACGGAATGCTGCGCCTGTCGGCCGCGCTCGCGCACGCGATCGAGGGCAATCACGACGCGGCGCGCGACCAGGCAGACGAGGCGTCCGCGGTCGCGGATCGGGTCGGGGACCACCCGGACGCCTGGCAGTGGTTCGGCCCGTCGAACGTCGGGACCTGGCGCTGCCTGCTCGCGGTCGAGGCCGGTGAGCCCCGGGAGGCGTTGCGGTACGGCTCGGCCGTGGACCGTTCGGCGCTGGCCAGCCGTGGCCGGGAGTCGTCACTCCATGTCGAGATGGCCCGGGCGCACGCCATGCTCGGCGACACCGCGGCGTCCGTGGCCGCGCTGCGCACCGCCGAGCGGCTCGCGGCGCCCCGGGTCCATCACAACCCGCTCGTTCGGGAGCTGGTCACGAGCCAGCTTGAGCGTGCCCGCCGGGAGGCCGGAGGGCGGGAACTACGTGGCCTGGCCTACCGGATGGGCGTGATGTAG
- a CDS encoding amino acid ABC transporter permease yields the protein MSAVSEQEAPSPAGPRKGLGPRRKQRISRGVQYALLVVVVVVLAALADWGAIRQSFLNLDVAREGLPQLFTVALRNTVIYTVSGYVFGFLAGLLLALMRQSSVAPYRWIAAGYVEIFRGLPALVIFLMIGSLPLAFPGFHVPGEVYGQAALGLGLVSAAYMAETFRAGLQAVPRGQMEAARSLGMPYMRAMVSIVIPQAIRIVIPPLTNEMVLLFKDSSLVLFLGVTAAQVELAKFGNDQSSTFANPTPILMSGLTYLLITIPLGYVARRLESRQGAGR from the coding sequence ATGAGTGCGGTGAGCGAGCAGGAGGCGCCCTCCCCCGCCGGGCCCCGCAAGGGGCTCGGCCCGCGCCGGAAACAGCGCATCAGCCGGGGTGTCCAGTACGCCCTGCTGGTGGTCGTCGTGGTCGTCCTCGCCGCCCTGGCCGACTGGGGGGCGATCCGTCAGTCGTTCCTCAACCTCGACGTGGCCCGCGAAGGCCTCCCCCAGCTGTTCACGGTCGCCCTGCGGAACACGGTCATCTACACCGTCAGCGGGTACGTCTTCGGGTTCCTGGCCGGTCTGCTGCTGGCGCTGATGCGTCAGTCGTCGGTGGCGCCGTACCGCTGGATCGCGGCCGGATACGTCGAGATCTTCCGGGGGCTGCCCGCGCTCGTCATCTTCCTGATGATCGGCAGCCTGCCGCTGGCGTTCCCCGGCTTCCACGTGCCCGGCGAGGTGTACGGCCAGGCGGCGCTGGGCCTCGGCCTGGTGTCGGCCGCGTACATGGCCGAGACGTTCCGCGCCGGCCTGCAGGCGGTGCCCAGGGGTCAGATGGAGGCGGCGCGCTCGCTCGGCATGCCGTACATGCGGGCGATGGTCTCGATCGTGATCCCGCAGGCCATCAGGATCGTGATCCCGCCGCTGACCAACGAGATGGTCCTGCTGTTCAAGGACTCCTCGCTGGTGCTGTTCCTCGGGGTCACGGCCGCGCAGGTGGAGCTGGCCAAGTTCGGCAACGACCAGTCGTCCACGTTCGCCAACCCCACGCCGATCCTCATGTCCGGCCTGACGTACCTGTTGATCACGATTCCGCTCGGGTACGTCGCCAGGCGGCTGGAGTCTCGTCAGGGAGCGGGCCGATGA
- a CDS encoding GNAT family N-acetyltransferase: protein MFRQAEPADLAALPEIERAADGMFAPLGIVFPPGSTVVEERAGPARVIVAGRPPVGFALLGVVDGLTHLEQIAVHPGHANQGIGTRLLEAVCATATARATASARTTDSQVTAAAVTLTTFRDVPWNAPWYARRGFRVIHPHEWGPELSALVEHERALGIEVAPRVVMRKDL from the coding sequence GTGTTCAGACAGGCCGAGCCGGCGGACCTCGCGGCCCTCCCCGAGATCGAGCGGGCGGCGGACGGGATGTTCGCACCGCTCGGCATCGTCTTCCCGCCCGGCAGCACGGTCGTCGAGGAGCGCGCCGGACCCGCGCGTGTCATCGTGGCGGGACGGCCGCCGGTGGGGTTCGCCCTGCTCGGAGTGGTCGACGGCCTGACCCATCTCGAACAGATCGCCGTGCACCCCGGCCACGCCAACCAGGGGATCGGGACCCGGCTTCTGGAGGCCGTCTGCGCGACTGCCACCGCGAGAGCGACCGCCTCCGCACGAACAACTGACAGCCAGGTGACCGCTGCGGCGGTGACACTGACGACGTTCCGGGACGTGCCGTGGAACGCGCCCTGGTACGCGCGCCGCGGCTTCCGCGTCATCCACCCCCACGAGTGGGGGCCGGAACTCAGCGCGCTCGTCGAGCACGAACGGGCCCTCGGCATAGAGGTGGCGCCCCGCGTCGTGATGAGGAAGGACCTCTGA
- a CDS encoding MFS transporter encodes MANAMTRETPPGAAAPAMTHREILEALSGLMLGMFVAILSSTVVANALPTITAELHADETTYTWVITATLLATTVSTPLWGKLADLFSKKLLIQLGLTIYVVGSAIAGLSQNPSMLIGARVVQGLGVGGLTALAQVIMAAMIPPRERGRYSGYLGAVFAVGTIGGPLIGGLIVDTSWLGWRWCFYVGVPFAIISLIVLQKTLHLPVVKRDVRIDWGGSVLIAASVSLLLVWVSFAGTRYDWLSWQTGAMVGGAVVLAALFLLVETKAREPIVPLHLFRIRTISLAVVASVLVGVGMFGGTTFLSQYFQLARGETPTVAGLMTLPMILGLALSSTISGQIITRTGRWKVFLVGGTFFLTAGFAFMGTLRYDTDYWLVAVFMFLVGMGIGMSQQNLVLAVQNQVRAEELGAGSAVVAFFRSLGGAIGVSALGAVMVNRVRTYLQENLSAIGVSGTGTESGSIPKLSALPAPIRTAMEGAYGHGIGDLFLYAAPVAFLALIAVLFIKEVPLRTSAHTVQAEAPAEPDPSLTDPARGRNGAAPGRHAQRDRQTPLRPLTAGVETTSAETTSPNGFGTVPHHLETRPFTPEPSVLTATHERPYTSLATEAYGLGGQGGQNGQNGVEIRGLVTGRDGAPVGRAVLTLIDVRGHQLGRTVTRNDGGYALTAPGGGTYVLIASAGDRDPQVATLVVGEQPVDFDMVLAASGRLVGTVRGTDGGPVAEAMVVVTDVRGEAVATGATGAEGGFSFSGVVAGTYTLTVSGAAYRPAAVPIEVLGTGQTRQDVVLLPGARVRGTVRVRDGVPLADARVTLLDAAGNVVGMVTTGEDGEYAFTDLTGGRYTVVAAGYPPVASSLNLDGQGDEPYDVWLGHPE; translated from the coding sequence ATGGCGAACGCGATGACCAGGGAGACGCCGCCGGGCGCGGCGGCCCCCGCGATGACGCACCGGGAGATCCTGGAGGCGCTCTCGGGTCTGATGCTGGGGATGTTCGTCGCGATTCTGTCGTCCACCGTCGTGGCGAACGCGCTGCCGACGATCACGGCGGAACTGCACGCGGACGAGACGACGTACACGTGGGTGATCACCGCGACGCTGCTCGCGACCACGGTCTCGACGCCGCTCTGGGGCAAGCTCGCCGACCTGTTCAGCAAGAAGTTGCTGATCCAGCTCGGACTGACCATCTACGTGGTCGGCTCGGCGATCGCCGGCCTGTCGCAGAACCCCTCGATGCTGATCGGGGCGCGGGTGGTGCAGGGCCTCGGCGTCGGCGGCCTGACCGCCCTCGCCCAGGTCATCATGGCGGCGATGATCCCGCCGCGCGAGCGGGGCCGCTACTCGGGTTACCTCGGCGCGGTGTTCGCCGTCGGCACGATCGGCGGCCCGCTCATCGGCGGCCTGATCGTCGACACATCGTGGCTCGGCTGGCGCTGGTGCTTCTACGTCGGCGTGCCGTTCGCGATCATCTCGCTGATCGTGCTGCAGAAGACCCTGCACCTGCCGGTGGTCAAGCGTGACGTGCGCATCGACTGGGGCGGCTCGGTCCTGATCGCGGCCTCGGTCTCGCTGCTGCTGGTCTGGGTCTCCTTCGCCGGCACCAGGTACGACTGGCTGTCGTGGCAGACCGGCGCGATGGTCGGCGGGGCGGTCGTGCTCGCCGCGCTGTTCCTGCTGGTGGAGACGAAGGCCAGGGAGCCGATCGTCCCGCTGCACCTGTTCCGGATCCGTACGATCAGCCTCGCCGTGGTCGCCAGCGTCCTGGTCGGCGTGGGCATGTTCGGCGGCACGACGTTCCTCAGCCAGTACTTCCAGCTCGCCCGCGGCGAGACGCCCACCGTGGCCGGCCTGATGACGCTGCCGATGATCCTCGGCCTCGCGCTCTCCTCCACCATCTCCGGGCAGATCATCACCCGCACCGGGCGCTGGAAGGTCTTCCTCGTCGGCGGCACGTTCTTCCTCACCGCCGGCTTCGCGTTCATGGGCACGCTGCGGTACGACACCGACTACTGGCTCGTCGCCGTCTTCATGTTCCTCGTCGGCATGGGCATCGGCATGAGCCAGCAGAACCTCGTGCTCGCCGTGCAGAACCAGGTGCGCGCCGAGGAACTGGGCGCGGGCAGCGCGGTCGTCGCGTTCTTCCGCTCCCTCGGCGGCGCGATCGGCGTCTCGGCGCTCGGCGCCGTGATGGTCAACCGCGTCCGGACCTACCTGCAGGAGAACCTCTCCGCGATCGGCGTCAGCGGAACCGGCACCGAGAGCGGCTCGATCCCGAAGCTCTCCGCGCTCCCCGCGCCGATCCGCACCGCCATGGAGGGCGCGTACGGCCACGGGATCGGCGACCTGTTCCTCTACGCCGCGCCGGTCGCCTTCCTCGCGCTGATCGCCGTGTTGTTCATCAAGGAGGTCCCGCTGCGGACCAGCGCGCACACCGTCCAGGCCGAGGCTCCGGCGGAGCCCGACCCCTCCCTCACGGACCCCGCACGCGGGCGGAACGGCGCCGCGCCCGGCCGCCACGCGCAGCGCGACCGGCAGACGCCTCTCCGCCCTCTCACAGCCGGCGTAGAGACAACGAGTGCCGAGACGACCTCGCCCAACGGCTTTGGCACCGTCCCCCACCACCTCGAGACCCGGCCGTTCACCCCCGAGCCGTCCGTCCTCACCGCCACGCACGAGCGTCCGTACACGAGCCTCGCGACCGAGGCGTACGGCCTCGGCGGCCAGGGTGGTCAGAATGGTCAGAACGGCGTGGAGATCCGCGGGCTTGTTACCGGCCGGGACGGCGCGCCCGTGGGCCGCGCCGTGCTCACGCTGATCGACGTACGCGGCCACCAGCTCGGCCGTACGGTCACCCGGAACGACGGCGGCTACGCGCTCACGGCCCCGGGCGGCGGAACGTACGTGCTGATCGCGTCGGCCGGCGACCGGGACCCGCAGGTCGCCACGCTGGTCGTCGGCGAGCAGCCGGTGGACTTCGACATGGTGCTCGCGGCCTCGGGCCGGCTCGTCGGCACCGTACGCGGCACGGACGGCGGGCCGGTCGCCGAGGCGATGGTCGTGGTGACCGACGTGCGCGGCGAGGCCGTCGCGACCGGTGCGACCGGCGCCGAGGGCGGCTTCTCCTTCTCCGGCGTCGTCGCCGGGACCTACACGCTCACCGTCAGCGGTGCGGCGTACCGTCCGGCGGCGGTCCCGATCGAGGTGCTCGGCACCGGGCAGACCCGGCAGGACGTCGTGCTGCTGCCCGGCGCGCGGGTGCGCGGCACGGTCCGCGTACGGGACGGCGTGCCGCTGGCGGACGCCAGGGTCACCCTGCTCGACGCCGCCGGCAACGTGGTCGGCATGGTGACCACCGGCGAGGACGGCGAGTACGCGTTCACCGATCTCACCGGCGGCCGCTACACCGTCGTCGCGGCCGGTTACCCGCCCGTCGCGAGCTCCCTGAACCTCGACGGGCAGGGCGACGAACCGTACGACGTGTGGCTGGGGCACCCCGAATGA
- a CDS encoding MarR family winged helix-turn-helix transcriptional regulator, producing the protein MRETETALRPPTAEDHEKHEAVQEAQQAHEAYCAVERQLAILLRRSQAFSAGMGRKVHPELDPGAYGLLVRIDQSSPMRSSDLAAYLRVGRGTISRQLKVLEELGLISRSPDPEDGRAHLLALTEEGHRRLHDARSARQGQLRTLLAAWPEEDVRLLAGMLERFNTLTEGMHP; encoded by the coding sequence ATGCGAGAGACGGAGACCGCTCTCCGGCCGCCCACGGCCGAAGACCACGAGAAGCACGAGGCGGTTCAGGAGGCGCAGCAGGCGCACGAGGCGTACTGCGCGGTCGAGCGGCAGCTCGCCATCCTGCTCCGGCGCTCCCAGGCGTTCTCCGCCGGGATGGGACGCAAGGTGCATCCCGAGCTGGACCCCGGGGCGTACGGCCTGCTCGTGCGGATCGACCAGAGCTCGCCCATGCGCTCCAGCGACCTGGCCGCCTATCTGCGGGTGGGCCGGGGGACGATCAGCCGCCAGCTCAAGGTGCTGGAGGAGCTCGGGCTGATCAGCCGCAGCCCCGACCCGGAGGACGGCCGCGCCCACCTGCTGGCCCTCACCGAGGAGGGGCACCGGCGGCTCCACGACGCGCGGTCGGCGCGGCAGGGACAGCTGCGCACGCTGCTCGCCGCCTGGCCGGAGGAGGACGTGCGGCTGCTCGCCGGGATGCTGGAGAGGTTCAACACACTGACCGAGGGCATGCACCCCTGA
- a CDS encoding YajQ family cyclic di-GMP-binding protein, with translation MADSSFDVVSKIDRQEVDNALNQTVKEVGHRFDFKGTGASISWSGQKDIEIKANSEERANAVLDVFKDKIVKRNLSLKILDAGEPKPSGREYRLVVALKEGIDQENAKKLSKLIRDEGPKGVKAQIQGEELRVSSKKKDELQQVISLLKGKDLDIALQFVNYR, from the coding sequence ATGGCCGACAGCAGTTTCGACGTCGTAAGCAAGATCGACCGGCAGGAGGTCGACAACGCCCTGAACCAGACGGTCAAGGAGGTCGGGCACCGCTTCGACTTCAAGGGCACGGGCGCGAGCATCTCCTGGTCGGGGCAGAAGGACATCGAGATCAAGGCGAACAGCGAGGAGCGGGCCAACGCGGTTCTCGACGTCTTCAAGGACAAGATCGTCAAGCGCAACCTTTCCCTCAAGATCCTGGATGCCGGTGAGCCGAAGCCGTCCGGCAGGGAGTATCGCCTCGTGGTCGCCCTCAAGGAGGGCATCGACCAGGAGAACGCCAAGAAGCTCTCCAAGCTCATCCGGGACGAGGGCCCGAAGGGCGTGAAGGCGCAGATCCAGGGCGAGGAGCTCCGGGTCAGCTCCAAGAAGAAGGACGAGCTCCAGCAGGTGATCTCGCTGCTCAAGGGCAAGGACCTCGACATCGCCCTCCAGTTCGTCAACTACCGCTGA